The DNA segment TATTCTCAATTTTGACAGAGACATTGAGTGACTGTGCCCATATTTGCTGATCAAAATAACTGCTCCTGTTTTTATTAAATGTGCTCATACACTGCAGTCATTGCAGATGATTGGGGACTTAAACTCTGGgcaaaaattgaaatgaaaataaatagaccatgaatttgtttttttaatgaaatctgaATGTTCAACGTTTATTTCATTTGAGTTTTATTAAATACCATAGTAATGTTACATGCAATTTCTatgcaaattttaaattaaaatggcaCATTTGGCCCAATCACTGGTTCAGCCAATTATCTTATTTTAAGTTTTAGAACTTGCATAGAAATCGCATGCAACATCATTACTTCGAGTATACCTAACCCCACATTCTTCTACAGTCCTTACATTGTTTTCCCACTACTCTTTTGATGACCTATTAACTTGACAAGGTCACAACTTTCAAATTAATAACTCTTAACCTATTCCACAGCCCTAAAACCCTCATCTACGTTCTTTTCTTATTACTTACTGATCTTGAATTGGACTTGTATAAGCACCCAAGTTCAGCATTTTTCTTatccagttgcagatatgggaacTTTCTCCAGAACAGCGAGGTAAACCATATACACCTATGGAGGAAGGttgtgagaaacagaattagtaaagattgcagggaaaatttgaaattattttggtTTCTGCATTTAAAAACCAAATCAAAGTAGTTTCCTGTGACAGAATGTAATGGCATTCTAGGGCAGGGTATTTGCAGCAGAACTCCAAGCCCTATTTACTACTTGAATCCTATTTTGACACACTGAATGCCTCTCAGATGCAACAGATTAGTTTTTTGATGAGCCTGATGCATTCCATATAATAACCCAACACGTTTGACTTTGCCACAAGAACAAAGTGAGAAACAAAAAAGTAGTTGGCTATACAGCCCTTTGTGCATATTCCACTGTTCAAGTAAGATAAAGGTTGATCTTTTATCTCGGTCTTGCATTATTCTGTCGAGTCTTACAAGAATTTTACAGGtgtcagtgaggtcacctctaATTCTTTTAAACCGAAGGTGGTACAAGCCCAAGCTTGTTTACTCcctcctcacccacttccccaccccttctggtgaatcttcactgtacttCCTCGAAAGTATATCCTCCTTTAGGTGGAGATCAGGTCActacacaatattctagatgcattctgaccagggttctatacAATTACCTACCTAGTATCACCTATAGATATAATACCCATGGGATTTTGCAATTGCTCAGTCTAATAGGCTTATCATACAGTTATGCAGATGAATAATTATTCACTTAAATAAAGTGGACAGGGGCCTTAAATATTACCTTGATGTTGGCCTCCAAATGAGATGAGATTTTTCATGGCAGGAGAAGAGCATCTCTGTGCTACAGCTCTCCTGTAATGGGTAGAGAACCATAAATAAGTTCTATATAGAAATAGATAATCAAACCAGAAATAGGTGCCTTTTAACATTTAATAGGTGGCAATACTTACAGAAACTGACCTCCCTGAGAAAAGCCCATTGCATTGTATCCATTCTGGAGCAGCTTGTCCTTGGATAATATATGGCACACTAGTTCCACCTGGTCATTTACATTCATGAAGAAACTGTTCTCCACatcctttttaaagaaaaattccaGAGTTAGAGATCTGTGTGAAGGATTAAATTGTTTACAATAGGGCAAGTCTAATGCACATGTTTAGACCAATCAAGACTTGTTCTTAAATCTTCCACAATCAAACTCTACCCAACCTGAGTCCAGGTTCAATCTTTAGTAAGGAGTATTTAAAACTGCATGTTAAAATTTTCACTCCAAGAAGCACCTTGAGCAAAGTTCTCAGTGAACACTCTGGTACCCGAATTATAAGGTCTTAATAAAGAACTTAAATTTAATCACAAATGGATAAGATTAGGGATAGAACTACTAAATGAGGAAACACAGTTGAGCCCCATCTCAGCTATGCTGACAGAAATTCTGTCTACAAATTTGCACTGGATCAGGAACAAGAACACTTCTGTAAAAAGATGCTAAAACAGAATAGTTCTTCACTTCCAATTAGGAAGCGCAAGTTGTTGGCTAGCTTTCAACTTTCTATGTCACCAACTATGGCACTACTGCATTGATCTCGAATCTAATTCCTTTATTGAATAATTCAATAATAGTTCCCAAATTGCCCTTGTACTGTATGGCTTGTTCTGCATTCAGAATTACTCAAATGGCTATGGGCCCATTTACATACATTTAGACTAAACAAGGACAGCAGATTGAATTAGTGAACCAAACATAATAAAAACTTGTTAGGGTGGATACTTTTcaagatatttaattgaatttaaaatattcagttGCTGTGGCAAGATTTGATCTCATCTCTGGATCATTAATCATGGTTTCATGTCCACTGGCATAATTAACAACCCAATACCATGACCTATAACAAcagaattttaaagaaattacACCACAATTGCAATTCATTCTCTCATTCAAACATACCTCTTTAATACTGTTCCCAATTTCCAAAGACAAAACATAAATTCCTGGAATTTTTTCTTCCACCAATTTCTTGATAAATCCCATGCTGAGAGGATTACAGCAGCTGTCACCTAGTTAATTTGTATAAAACAGTTCAGTACTAAAGTATCACCGTAGTGACTTTtgaatacattttgttttaaaaatgcagaaaccAGCCATTCAAAATGGTTGTTGCCAGTGTTTAAGGTTCACAAACATCCTCCCATTTTACAGCATCAGCCTTTTCTTTAGTGCTACTTTAGCTTCCCTTTAGTATGGCAAAGCTAACCACAACTATATATCCCATATTCTAACTCCTCTCAGAATAAAGACgatacaaatgggattagttgctTGAAGTGTATCCATTGGTCAAAGCAACAATTTGAACAGTAATGGAAATGTACTGAAATCAAATACAgcaaaacttcaataatccactatccaaaaCTCCCAATCTCACTCAATAGgatctggttcctgcactccttctCACTCACAAATTTACTATTCTACTATTATATAATAACTCAGCAGgtttagcagcatctgtgaaggcaaagggacgataaggttttgggtcaagaccttgcatcaggactgagcagaaaagtttcaacccaaaatgtcagccatctctttgcctccacagatgctgctttacctgctgaattcttccagcagttttttttttgttgcagtgaATTGTGTGTTGGATTATCAATACAAGCAACAACCaacaatccagaaaatctgctagtctggcaccaaaATCCTGAGCAGGCTGTTTTGCTGTAAAATACTATCCACATTGCAAATTCAacatatttaaatacatttaaccaagaaacagaaaaaaaaacttgatttagGAATTAAATAATTTATGAGCCAGTTTGGATAAAATTCTATTTTATTTGCATAGATTCAGAGGAAGTGTAGCTTTTAGAGTCATTAAGCAGGTTTATGCTTCAAATCAACTCTAGCCCCCCCCCTTATCTGTTACACCCCATCCTCACAACTCTTTGCTTGTTCATTTGACTTCACGTACAGCAGAAATCCTTTCCTGCTCAAAGAGCACTTTCTGCAGAGGAATTTGATTTGTTAATAACATGCAAAATGTTTTGCatacttcaaaataaaacaaacctaCTTAGATGGTTTCCTTATCTCTGCTTAAAGCCTGCTTTCACTTGCATTTCGTCGTCTCTCCGCTTAATTACTCCATAATAGGATTTGCCTGACTGGATCCCACGAGAAAGATTAAAGTAACAAAACGCTTTATAGAAAACAGCTTCCGATTAACGTTGAGAGAAACAACCACAACATTTATCATAGACTGATATTAAGATTGCTTTTAAAGCAAATATCGAGAACTACAATCCAACGTGTTAAATATAAAATTCCGTAACATGATGCGATTTGGATCAGTGTCATTCAAACGAAGAGCGAAACAGGCGGTGCGTTTCCGGAGTAGACGAGCTCCCAGATGACACTGTGGTGAATGCGCGCAATGTGCAGTTTTGCCTCATTCATCTTACCCATGCCGTGCCAAATAACCACGGGTGGGGGCTGAGTGCTGTTCTGGCCCGTCTTCCATGATACGGTTTCCAGGACCGAGCAGGAGAAGAGGAGCACAAACCATGCCGCTCCCCGCACAGCCATCTTACCAAGTCACATGACGCGGGTCATCACGTGATCTCCCGGGTAGTTGCGAATGGGACTCGGTCCACAGAGGAATTGTCATCCTGAGCATGTGATGCCGAACACATGCATTCAGTCTGAAAGTTACCTTGAAGTTATCCACGGGTACTCATTTGGTAATTTCACATTTATTCACATATCGGCACTTTTCCTGTGCATTTGATCCTGGtagaaacaaaatatgaaattacAGCAGAAATAGCTGAATATACTTGGGACGgacagaatccgtggagaaacagttcatgtttcaggaatTGACTTGTTTTCTAGGTCGGAAGGTGGGCGTTTCGGCAGAGGGTGCGTGCCGATGACTAATCTTTAAGGCGGTCCCTCGCTGTGTCGCTGAACTGCCCTGGAGTTTGCAATGTATCGACCCTTGCGTCGGTGGAAAGTCTCCGCCGACAATGATCCAGGCAATGCCGATTTTTTTTCGGTGCAACTAGACAACTAAATGATCGGAAGCCTTTGGCAAAATAAAACGGCGGGAAGGAACAGAATCCCTGACTCAGCCTGACCGGGATGAGGAAGGGTGTGGTTATAGAGAGAACgtgaaatttgctgatgataccaaaccAGCTGGGATTTTTAGGATGGTGAAGGATGTAAAAAGGTTTCCTTAatggaaaagttctttcagaaaaatcccttggaccacaagtccatcaggcagtggtcagcacgaaCGCCCTGCAAGCACTGCGGGACAAGGTCAGGATGGATCCTGTGGGGCAGTTCCCTGAGCGTCCAACTCATtgagcagaatgcctcatcgcctgaactcaccaacaagcaccaaggtcACGCTGGGCTGGTGGCGAAAAgtgccctccctgtcagatcctttctGTACAGTTGGAATCTCACTCCCAACTCATGCTGTCCTCGAGACGGCAATGATGAGCATGAGATGATCGCCTACCTCTTTGTGGACTTTGTATTTGCAAAGAGTGTCTGGAGAAGAATGCAAGGTGCCTTGTGCGGTTCATCCCAAGCAACTGCATAACAGAGAACTCTCTGATCTATGAGCTGTCCGAGGGACACGCACAGTGTCAGATGTCAAGTGCTGCTGgcagatcatcaactcagtggaagatgctctttggtctgcctgaaacctgctggtcttccagtacagTGAGATGTTCTCatgggaatgctgcagactggtaCATTCCTGGCTGCAGGAATACgtactgagggacgcactgaagctcagtgcagccgatgcaaaagctctgtggggaaggactgcagtttgGGGCCTTCTGCCACTGGACAATGAGGGGCTGGGTCTGGTGTGGAAGCTTCTCAAACATTTGAAGTTTGTATCATGCCAGGaggccacgtgagtggcaatgaTACTCTGTACACAAAATGTACGAACGCTACCCGTGTATAGAACAGATAGCATTGGCCAGTACAatataagggcaggcacggtagtgtagcggttagcgtaacgctatgacaacgccagtgacccgggttcaattctgg comes from the Pristis pectinata isolate sPriPec2 chromosome 22, sPriPec2.1.pri, whole genome shotgun sequence genome and includes:
- the LOC127581799 gene encoding palmitoyl-protein thioesterase 1-like, with the translated sequence MAVRGAAWFVLLFSCSVLETVSWKTGQNSTQPPPVVIWHGMGDSCCNPLSMGFIKKLVEEKIPGIYVLSLEIGNSIKEDVENSFFMNVNDQVELVCHILSKDKLLQNGYNAMGFSQGGQFLRAVAQRCSSPAMKNLISFGGQHQGVYGLPRCSGESSHICNWIRKMLNLGAYTSPIQDHLVQAEYWHDPLNEELYRNKSVFLADINQERGINGSYKENLMKLNKFVMVKFLKDSMVVPVDSEWFGFYKAGQAKDTYTLQESDLYHEDRLGLKVMDKAKKLEFLTVDGDHLQFSEEWFITNIIPYLK